In Bradyrhizobium sp. 200, the sequence TATTGTCGCGCCCGGACCGTGCAGTTGCAGGAGGCTTGCCAATACCTTCAGCGTCGTTATCGCCATGGTCGTGCTCCTCTTTTCGCGACGCAGCCAAGGGATCGAACGAAAGGCCGGTGTTCAACCGGTTGAGCAGAGCAGCCAGCATACCTCCTGCATTGTAGCGGAAATGTGGTGGGGTCGAGGATACGGCAAAGTGAGCTGTCGTCGTCTCCACTTCAACGACCACGTGCCTTTGCTCTCACGATCCCGCAGGTGTCGTCAGCCCGGCAGGAGTCGTTTCGGCAGGCTGAATGCCAGCCGGTACAGCGGCAGATCGTCGATCGCGCCGTGATCCTCGGCAGGCAGCGTCTTGCGCAGATGATGGAGGGCGTCGCGGACGGCGGCTTCGTCCAGTCCTTCGATCAGCAACAACGCGGCGAAGGAGCCGTCGTTGCTTCGCATGCCCTTTTCGCGGGTCTTGATCGAGGTCTGCGCGATGTCGGTGAGCAGGACGCGCGCGGCGATGATCCTGTCGAGCCGCGCCAGTTCGGCAACAACCGTGGCGGCGTCCCAGGCCGGCGCGGCGTCGAGGCGCAGGGGCGCGACGATGCCGCCCTGTCCGATGCCGGCCGAGGCTGCTATGCGGCCGCCGCCGCGCGCGAAATTGCCGAGCCGGGGCATGATGCGCTGCGACCATGGCGTGGGCGCGTTCAGCCGTGCCAGATAATCCGGTCCGCCGACGACGCGCTCGTCCTCGAGTTCATAGAGGATGAAGTAGCGGTTCACCGAGACGCCCAGCGCCCGGAAGATGCGGCACGCCAGGAATCCGTTGACGCCGACGCGCTCGGCGGCATGTTCGCGCGTGATCCAGTGCGCCCAGTCGGTTTCGTCCTGCGGCGTCAGATCGCTCCAGATGGCGAGATAGCCAGCTCCCTGCATGTCAGGCTCCGTCCGTTATTTGGGACCGACGCGAACGGCAGCGGGCAACGACGCCGGCAACTGGCCGGCGCCTTGCAGTGCGGCCTGCATGGCGACGATATAGCCATAGGGGCCGAGGCCCGCGATCACGCCTTTCACCGCGGCCGAGAGTTTTGAGTGTCGGTGCAGCTCGTCGCGGGCGTGGATGTTGGAGATGTGCACCTCATAGATCGGGCCGTCAAAGATCTTCATGGCGTCGAACATCGCAATCGAAGTGAAGGAGTAGGCGGCGGGGTTGATGATGAGAGCGTCCGCCGCGGTGCGGGCGGACTGGATCAGGTCGACCAGTTCACCCTCGTGGTTCGACTGGTGAAACGCAAGCTGCGTGCCGGTGAAGGCGGCAAACTCCTCGCAGGAGGCCTTGATGGCGTTGAGCGTGGTCGAGCCGTAGATGTGCGGCTCGCGGATGCCGAGCATGTTCAAATTCGGACCATTGAGGATCATGATGCGCATGGCGTGCCTTTCATGGGGTGATAACGGGCAGTGTAGCCGATCGCGGCAACATGTCAGCCGGCGAACCATTTCGCCGGCACGGTGACGAGCGCTGGAAACAGGATCATCAGGAACAGCACGATCAATTGGGCGATCATGAAGGGCCAGACGCCCTTGATGATATCCTCCATGCTGATGCGCGACACGCCGCAGACGACATTGAGGACGACGCCGACCGGTGGGGTGATCAGGCCGATCGCATTGTTGATGATGAAGAGCACGCCGAAATAGACCGGGTCGATGCCGGCCTGCTTGACGATCGGCATCAGGATCGGGGTGAGGATCAGGATGGTCGGCGCCATGTCGAGAGCCGTGCCGACGATGACGACCAGCAGCATGATCGCCAGCATCAGCAGCGTCTGGTTGCCCATGAACGGGCGGACGAGGTCGACGATCTGGGTAGCGATCTCGGACACCGTGATCAGCCAGGACGACACCAGCGCTGCCGCCACCAGGAACATGACGACGCTGGTGCTGAGCGCGGCCGAGACAAAGACTTCGTAGAGCTCGCCGATCTTGAGTTCGCGGTAGATGCAGGTCGCGACAAACAGCGCGTAGACGGCGACGACGACGGCGGCTTCGGTCGGCGTGAACACGCCGAATCGGAGACCCACAATGATGATTGCGGGCAGCATCAAGGCCCAGAAGCCGTCGACAAAGGCCCACACGATCTCGCGAAGCGATTGGCGCGGCGGGCTTTCGACATTCTCCTGCCGCGCGACCCACCACCAGGCGAGACACAGCCCGGCGCCGAGCATCAGGCCGGGGAAGATGCCGGCGAGGAACAGTTTTGAGATCGAGACGCCGCCGGCCACGCCGAACAGCACGAAGCCGATGCTCGGCGGAATCACGGGCGCGATGATGCCGCCGGCGGCGACGAGGCCCGCCGCATGTTTCCTGCTGTGGCCGGCCGCGACCATCATCGGGACCAGCAGTGCGGCCAGCGCCGCGGCATCGGCGGCAGCAGAGCCCGACAGGGAGGCGAGCACGCAGGAGGCGAGGATGGTGACGTAGCCGAGGCCGCCCTTGACGTGGCCGACCAGCGCCAGCGCGACGTTGACGATCCGCCTGGCCAGCCCGCCGCGGTTCATGACCTCGCCCGCCAGCATGAAGAACGGGACGGCCATCAGCGGAAAGCTGTCGGCGCCGTTGATGATGTTCTGGGCGACGATCTGGGAGTCGAAAATATCGAGCGAATGCATCAGCGCGACGCCACAGACGATCAGCGCGAACGCAATCGGCATGCCCAGCGCCATCGCGCCGAGTAGCGAGAAGGTGAAGACCGCAAGCGTCACGCCCGGCTCCGCGCCATCAAGAGATGATCAGGTGTGCTCATCGCTTTCCTTCACCAGGATCAGGTCCTCCTCAGAGCCCGATCCGCTCAATACCCGCACGAGATCGACGAGCAGGATCACCGCCGCCGAAACGCCGAACACGAGCCCGGAAGAATAGAAGAACAGCCCGACGGAAATACCGGACGCGGGTGCGGTGTCGCCAAAGGTCAGCACCGCCTGTTTCCAGCTTCCTAGCGTCAGCAGCGCATCGACGTAGAGCATCAGGACATAGCTCAGCGCGAAGCAGGCCAGCTTACCGCGTGGCGGCAGCGCGCGAACCAGCGTGTCGACGCCGAGATGAGCGTGCTGGCGCAGCGCCACGATGGCGCCGAGGAACGTCAGCCAGACCAATAGCCAGCGCGACAGTTCCTCTGACGTCGCTATCCCTGAATTGAAGAGATATCGCAGCACGACGTTGGTAAAGACCAGCACGACCATCGCGGCGAGGCAGATCGCGATCGTGACCTTGAGCAGCCGGCAGTAGAGGTCGATCAGCCGTTCGACAGCGGCCATGACGGCTACTTGGCGCCGCGGATGCGTGCCAGCTCGCCGGTGAACAGTTTTACCCGCGCCGGGTCATATTCGGCCGAGAATTTTTCGACGACCGGCTTGGTGGCGTCCTGCATGCGGGCGTATTCGGTCGGCGCGATCTCGTTGAATTGCATGCCCTTGGCTTTCAGTTCACCCAGCGCCTTGTCAGCGGCGAGCTTGGTCTGGTCGCGCTGGTACTCGCGCGTTTCGGCAAATGAGTCGCGCAGCATCTTCTGCTCTTCCGCCGACAGGCCGTCCCAGAACTTCTTGCTGACGATGATGACGTTCTGCGTGAAAGTGTGGTTGGTGGCCGAGACGTATTTCTGCACCTCGTAGAACTTGTTGGACAGGATGACGCTGTAGGGATTCTCCTGGCCGTCGACGGTCTTGTTTTCCAGCGCGGTGTACAATTCGCCGAACGCCATCGGCACCGGGTTCGCCTTCAGCGCCTTGAAGGTCTCGAGATAGACCGGGTTCGGGATCACGCGCAGCTTCAGCCCGGAGAAATCCTCGACCTTCGCGATCGGGCGGCTGCTGTTGGTGGCGTTGCGGAAGCCGAGCCCCCAATAACCGAGACCGATCAGCTCCTTCTCGGGCAGCGTGTCGAGCATCGCCTTTCCGAACGGGCCCTGGGCCAACGCCTCCGCCTGCTCGAACGTGCTGACGGTGAAGGGGAAATCAAACAGGCCGAGATCCTTGACCACGCTGGCGAGCGAGGTGGTCGACGCCGAGAGGATTTCCTGCGTGCCGCCGCGCACCGCCGACTGCTGCTGCATCTCGTTGCCGAGCTGGGACGCTGGAAACTCGCGGATCTTCAGCTTGCCGCCGCTCTTGGCCGCCAGCACCTCAGCGAACTTTTTCACGCCAAAGCTGACCGGGTGGTCGGTGTTGTTGAGATGGCCCCAGCGGATGGTGCGTTCCTGCACCTGGGCGGCAGCCGGTGTCCCCAAAAGCGCACAAACGCTGACAGCAGCGCACAGCAATCCGATCCGCATGGCGGTTTCTCCCCGTTGGTTCGCGATCTTCTTGGCGTCGCGGTAAGGGGAGTATTCATATGAGAAAAGCAAAGTCAAAATATAATTTAGGAACTATCATATGAAGCATGTTATCTAGGATGAGTAGTGGCGCTTGAGCGGAATCGGCTGACATGGCACTTGCCGGTTGGGCTGCCTGGCGCATGGATTGGCGATGACACTGGTCGAGCGAACGGAAGAACAGGAAGCGGTCGGCGATGACGGCTATCGACGTATCCGCACCGACATCGTGTTCGGCCGGCTCCGGCCTGGGCAAAAGCTCCGGCTGGACGGCCTCAAGGAGGACTACGGCGTCAGCGTCTCGACGCTGCGCGAGATCCTCAACCGCCTGGCGGCGGATGGATTTGTGCTGGCCGAGGGCAGGCGGGGTTTTGAGGTAGCGCCGATCTCGGCCGGGAACTTGCGGGAGCTTGCGGAGCTTCGGCTGCTGCTGGAGCAGCATGCGATGGGCGTGTCGTTCGCCAATGCCGATGTCGAGTGGGAAGGGCGCGTGGTCTCCGCCCATCACAAGCTGGCGTCAACCGAGCGGCTGATGGAAACCGGCCTTGGCGAGCTCGAGCAGTGGAAGCGCTATGACGGCGAATTCCATCAGGCGCTGATCTCCAATTGCGGTTCGCGCATGCTGATGGAGACGCATGCCTTGGTGTTCGACAAATATTTCCGCTACCAGATGGTGGCCTTCAGCTACCGCGGCAGCGAGCCTGCCGCCCAGCACAGGGCGCTGCTCGAAGCTGCGCTGAAGCGCGATGCCGCGACCGCGGCTGAAACGCTGCGCGCGCATGTGAGCAATTGCGTCGAGCACGCGCTGGCGACGGCGGCGCTGAAGTAGGGCGTCTACACCACCTTGCGCTGGCGCAGCTCGGCGATCTCGTCTTTTGCAAATCCGAACTCGGCCAGCACTTCTTCGGTCTGCTCGCCGAACTCCGGCGGGCGCGCCGCCATGCTGCTCGGCGTGCGCGACAGCGTTACCGGCTGACCGACGAGCTGGATGTGGC encodes:
- a CDS encoding type II 3-dehydroquinate dehydratase, giving the protein MRIMILNGPNLNMLGIREPHIYGSTTLNAIKASCEEFAAFTGTQLAFHQSNHEGELVDLIQSARTAADALIINPAAYSFTSIAMFDAMKIFDGPIYEVHISNIHARDELHRHSKLSAAVKGVIAGLGPYGYIVAMQAALQGAGQLPASLPAAVRVGPK
- a CDS encoding TRAP transporter large permease subunit; the encoded protein is MTLAVFTFSLLGAMALGMPIAFALIVCGVALMHSLDIFDSQIVAQNIINGADSFPLMAVPFFMLAGEVMNRGGLARRIVNVALALVGHVKGGLGYVTILASCVLASLSGSAAADAAALAALLVPMMVAAGHSRKHAAGLVAAGGIIAPVIPPSIGFVLFGVAGGVSISKLFLAGIFPGLMLGAGLCLAWWWVARQENVESPPRQSLREIVWAFVDGFWALMLPAIIIVGLRFGVFTPTEAAVVVAVYALFVATCIYRELKIGELYEVFVSAALSTSVVMFLVAAALVSSWLITVSEIATQIVDLVRPFMGNQTLLMLAIMLLVVIVGTALDMAPTILILTPILMPIVKQAGIDPVYFGVLFIINNAIGLITPPVGVVLNVVCGVSRISMEDIIKGVWPFMIAQLIVLFLMILFPALVTVPAKWFAG
- a CDS encoding TRAP transporter small permease, coding for MAAVERLIDLYCRLLKVTIAICLAAMVVLVFTNVVLRYLFNSGIATSEELSRWLLVWLTFLGAIVALRQHAHLGVDTLVRALPPRGKLACFALSYVLMLYVDALLTLGSWKQAVLTFGDTAPASGISVGLFFYSSGLVFGVSAAVILLVDLVRVLSGSGSEEDLILVKESDEHT
- a CDS encoding TRAP transporter substrate-binding protein — translated: MRIGLLCAAVSVCALLGTPAAAQVQERTIRWGHLNNTDHPVSFGVKKFAEVLAAKSGGKLKIREFPASQLGNEMQQQSAVRGGTQEILSASTTSLASVVKDLGLFDFPFTVSTFEQAEALAQGPFGKAMLDTLPEKELIGLGYWGLGFRNATNSSRPIAKVEDFSGLKLRVIPNPVYLETFKALKANPVPMAFGELYTALENKTVDGQENPYSVILSNKFYEVQKYVSATNHTFTQNVIIVSKKFWDGLSAEEQKMLRDSFAETREYQRDQTKLAADKALGELKAKGMQFNEIAPTEYARMQDATKPVVEKFSAEYDPARVKLFTGELARIRGAK
- a CDS encoding FCD domain-containing protein; amino-acid sequence: MTLVERTEEQEAVGDDGYRRIRTDIVFGRLRPGQKLRLDGLKEDYGVSVSTLREILNRLAADGFVLAEGRRGFEVAPISAGNLRELAELRLLLEQHAMGVSFANADVEWEGRVVSAHHKLASTERLMETGLGELEQWKRYDGEFHQALISNCGSRMLMETHALVFDKYFRYQMVAFSYRGSEPAAQHRALLEAALKRDAATAAETLRAHVSNCVEHALATAALK